One segment of Osmerus mordax isolate fOsmMor3 chromosome 28, fOsmMor3.pri, whole genome shotgun sequence DNA contains the following:
- the bcl2l16 gene encoding BCL2 like 16: MRSCTDAKHPPGRESRMCQSEEPERSHGVASSDPLVREAYLMAHDYIDYVTAGSGGRVAPPPTACAAALRHAGDELLVRFPIFFRRWPRVFQDVTEASACPMLMAILDEHFAPTTSGGRQRELAWSAVLSVYVLAGQMALHCRDRGMVTVLPQLKESVGSYVERVICPEIRDRGGWTGFVSRFGRKQNLEGQVKKVCCWTLLLLATSILTYFLWKRRMS, translated from the exons ATGAGGAGCTGCACTGATGCTAAACACCCACCTGGGAGAGAAAGCAGGATGTGTCAGTCTGAGGAGCCCGAGAGGTCGCATGGGGTCGCCAGCTCTGACCCTCTGGTGAGAGAGGCCTACCTGATGGCCCACGACTACATCGACTACGTCACCGCGGGGTCGGGCGGCCGCGTGGCTCCGCCCCCCACCGCCTGCGCCGCGGCCCTGCGTCACGCTGGCGACGAGCTCCTCGTCCGCTTCCCCATCTTCTTCAGGCGCTGGCCGCGCGTCTTCCAGGACGTGACCGAGGCCTCGGCCTGCCCCATGCTCATGGCCATCCTGGACGAGCACTTTGCCCCCACGACCTCTGGGGGGCGCCAGAGAGAGCTGGCCTGGAGCGCAGTGTTGTCGGTCTATGTACTGGCCGGCCAGATGGCCCTGCACTGCCGTGACAGGGGCATGGTGACGGTCCTGCCCCAGCTGAAGGAGAGTGTGGGCAGCTACGTGGAGAGGGTAATCTGCCCGGAGATAAGAGACAGGGGTGGCTGG ACCGGCTTTGTAAGTCGCTTCGGGCGAAAGCAGAACTTGGAGGGTCAGGTGAAGAAAGTGTGTTGTTGGACACTACTCCTGTTGGCCACAAGTATCCTCACCTACTTCCTGTGGAAAAGAAGAATGTCTTAA